In Streptomyces sp. Li-HN-5-11, the sequence GCCACAGCCCCTTGACCAGCCGCTGGCGGCCGGTCAGCGCCTGTTCGGACGGTTCCTCGACGGCCTGGTCGGACGCGGAGGGCCCGCCGGATTCGCCGGTCCGGTCGGATTCGCCGGGCCGGTCGGTGCGGGAGGGCCGGTCGGTACCGGAGCACCGGGCCGCCTGCGCGGCCTGCTCGGTGCCGCCGGGCGGCGCCGCCTGCACCGGTACCTCTTCGGGCAGTTCCTTGCGCAGCCGGTTCCCGGGCTGTTCGTCCTGGTTGCTCATCGGTCTCACGCCCGGAACACGTGGCGCCGGATCGCCGCGGCGTTGGAGAAGATGCGGATGCCGAGCACCACGACGACACCCGTGGACAGCTGGGCGCCCACGCCCAACTTGTCGCCCAGGAACACGATCAGTGCGGCGACCACCACGTTCGACAGGAACGACACCACGAAGACCTTGTCGTCGAAGATGCCGTCGAGCATCGCCCGCAGGCCCCCGAACACGGCGTCCAGCGCCGCCACGACGGCGATCGGAAGATACGGCTCGACGACCGCCGGAACCTCAGGCCGGACCAACAGGCCGGCCACGACTCCCACGACGAGGCCCAGTACGGCGATCACGATGTGCCCTTCTCAGTGCTCGGCTGTGCTGTACGTACGATCACACTCGGTGCGGCGGGCAGCCGGAGGTCGCTCTCGGCGGAGATGCTGGTCCGGATGCCGTAGTTGTCCTGCAGGGCGTGCAGGTACAGCCCGTCGGGGCTGTTCTGGAAGCGGGTGCTGAGCTTTTCCCCGTCCCCCACCGCAAGCACCGTGTACGGCGGCACCAGCGGCTTGTTGTCGACCAGTATCGCGTCACCCGCGGCCCTGATTGCGGACAGGGCGGTCAGCCGCTCCCCGTTGACGGAGACGGCCTCGGCCCCCGACTGCCACAACCCGTTGACGACGCGCTGCATGTCCCGGTCCCGCACCCGACCGGTGTCGGAGAAACCCGATGTCTCGCGCGGGTTGCCGTCTCCGCCCGTGCTGGCTTCCTTGGCGTCGTTCACCACGAGTCGCACGCCAGGGCCGTGCACCGCGGTGGCGCCCGCCAGCAGCCCCACCAGCTCGGCCTGCGCGTCACCGCCGCTCTGCCTGAGGGCCTGGCGCTGCCGTGTGCTCACGTCGTCGCGCAGTTTGTCGACATTTCCCTCGAGTTTGTCGGCCGCCGTCGTTTCGCGGTCGATGCGGTCGATCAGCTCCTGGCGCTCCTTGGCCACGACGGGCGCCGCCACGCGCGCCTGCGCCGCTCCCACGGTCACGACGAGCGCCGCCAGCACCAGACCGGCGGCGAGCCCCAGTCTGGCCCTGACGGTCTTCGGCACGCCGCCTTCGCCGGCGGCCCTCTTCCGTGCGGCGGCCTCGGCGTAGCCGTCGTCGAGGCTGTGGTCCATGACGTTGGTGATCAACGACATGGAGGCGTCCGGACGGGAGGGCCGCGTGGCTGTGCTCCGAATGGGGGGTTGCTGCGGCATGCCGCACATCGTCGCACGTCGCGACCGAGACCTCCGAATGGCCCCACCGACGTGCCGGACGGGCCCCCTTGGGGGACACTCGTCCGGCACGCGCGCGTGCCGCCCGTTTTACCGTCCGGCGCTGTCCACGATCGCCGACCACTCGTCCAGCAGCGCCTGGGCGGAGGCGTCGTCGGGCCCCTCGGCCCACAGGTGCGTGACCGCCTCGGCCGGGTCGGGCAGGACCATCACCCACCGGCCGTCGGTCTCCACGACCCGCACACCGTCCGTGGTGTCGACGAAACGGTCTCCGGCCGCCTCGACGACGCGACGCATCACGAGGCCCTTGACGGCCCACGGAGTGGCCAGGTCCCGCCTCAGGACATGGGCCCGGGGGATGCGGGCGTCGATCTGGCTGAGGGTGAGCTGCGTCCGCGCCACCAGCCCGATCAGCCGTACGAAGGCCGCTGTGCCGTCGTACACGCTGCTGAACTCGGGGACGATGAACCCACCCTTGCCGTCACCGCCGAAGATCGTTCCTTCCTCGCCGCCGACGCGGGTCAGGTCGTCGGGAGAGGTCGTCGTCCACTCGACCTGGGTGCCGTGGTAGGCCGCCACCTGCTCGGCGATGCGCGTGGTGGTCACCGGCAGGGCGACCCGGCCGCTGCGTCGTTCCGCGGCCACGAGGTCGAGCATGACCAGCAGGGACCGGTCGTCCTCGATGATGCGGCCCTTCTCGTCCACCAGCGACAGCCGCTCGCCCACCGGGTCGAACCGCACGCCGAAGGCGGCCCCGGAGGACGCCACGATCTCGCCGAGACGGACCAGGCCCGAGCGCCGCATGTCGGCGGTCTCTGTGGGCCGGGACTCGTCGAGGCCGGGGTTGATGGTCAGCGAGTCCACACCGAGCTTTCCCAGCAGGCTGGGCAGGACCAGTCCGGCGCTGCCGTTGGAGGCGTCCACGACGACCTTGAGGCCCGACTCGGCGATCCCGGTCGTGTCGACGTTCCGCAGCAGCGAACCCGTGTACGAGTCGAAGACGCTGGCCGGGAAGTGCAGGTCACCGATCTCCCCCGGGAAGGCGCGCCGGTACTCCTGCCGGGCGAAGACCCGGTCCAGTTTCCGCTGGCTCCCCTGCGACAGGTCGGCACCCTGTCCGTCGAAGAACATGATGTCGACCGAGTCCGGCACGCCGGGCGTGGTCCGGATCATGATGCCGCCGGCGCTGCCTCGCGCGGTCTGCTGCCGCGCCACCGGAAGCGGTACGTTCTCCAGGTCCCTCACGTCGATGGCACTGGCCTGCAGCGCCGAGATGACCGCCCGCTTGAGCGCGCGGGCACCGCGGGAGTGGTCGCGGGCCGTGGTGACGGTGGAGCCCTTCTTCAGCGTCGTCGCATAGGCGCCGGCGAGCCGTACGGCCAGCTCAGGGGTGATCTCCACGTTCAGGATGCCCGACACTCCACGCGCGCCGAAGAGGTGCGCCTGGCCCCGGGACTCCCAGATGACCGAGGTGTTGACGAAGGCGCCGGCCTCGATGGTCTTGAACGGGTAGACCCGCACATTGCCCTGCACGATCGATTCTTCACCGATCAGGCACTCGTCGCCGATGACCGCGCCGTCCTCGATCCGCGCCGCTCGCATGATGTCGGTGTTCTTTCCGACGACACAGCCGCGCAAATTGCTGTGCTGTCCGACGTACACGTTGTCGTGCACAACGGCCCTGTGCAGGAAGGCACCGCTCTTGACCACGACGTTCGAGCCGACGACCGTGTGCTCGCGAATCTCGGCTCCGGCTTCCACCTTGGCGTAGTCGCCGATGTAGAGCGGACCTCGCAGTTCGGCGTCGGGGTGCACCTCGGCGCCCTCCGCGACCCAGACGCCGGGCGAGATCTCGAATCCGTCGATATCGACGTCGACCTTGCCCTCGAGGACGTCTGCCTGGGCCTTCACATAGCTTTCGTGGGTACCGACGTCCTCCCAGTAGCCCTCGGCGACATAGCCGTAAATCGGCTTGCCCTCCTTCATCAGCTGCGGGAAGACATCGCCGGACCAGTCGACCGGAACATCGGGCTCGACATAGTCGAACACCTCGGGTTCCATCACGTAAATGCCCGTGTTCACGGTGTCGGAGAAGACCTGTCCCCAGGTCGGCTTCTCAAGGAAGCGCTCGACCTTGCCCTCTTCGTCGACGATGGTGATGCCGAATTCCAGCGGATTGGGCACTCGCGTGAGACACACGGTCACCAGCGCGCCCTTTTCCTTGTGGAAATTGATCAGCTCGGTGAGGTCGAAGTCGGTCAGGGCATCGCCGGAAATGACCAGGAAGGCATCGTCCTTCAACGCCTCTTCGGCGTTCTTGACGCTTCCGGCGGTACCGAGTGGCTTCTCCTCGTTGGCATAGGTGAGCTCCATGCCGAGCTCCTCGCCGTCACCGAAGTAGTTCTTGACCAGCGAAGCCAGGAACTGGACTGTGACGACGGTCTCATTCAGTCCATGCCTTTTGAGCAGCCGCAGAACGTGCTCCATGATCGGCCGGTTGGCCACCGGCAGGAGCGGCTTGGGCATGCTCGAGGTCATCGGGCGAAGGCGTGTGCCTTCGCCTCCGGCCATCACGACGGCCTTCATGTCGGAAGCGTCCTCCTCCAAGAGATGACGATCTAGCCGACCTCACCCCCCAGATTGTCCCGCAGTTTTCCGAAGCGGGCCATCGGAGCGACTGTGACTGCTTTCAATGGGCGAGCTCAGTCGGCCATGGCGTCCGCACGAACCAGACGGCGGACTTGTACCACGTAGAGGACTCCTGCCCACCAATAGAGCGTTGTACCCCATCCTGCGAACGCCCATCCGAAAATGGCAGCAAGTGACGCGATCCATCCGCTTCCGTCGCTGAGCAGCAGCAGCGGGAAGGCGTACATCAGGTTGAACGTCGCGGCCTTGCCCAGGAAGTTCACCTGCGGCGGCGGGTACCCATGACGCCTCAGCACGCCGACTGCCACCAGCAGCATCAATTCCCGCGCCAGAAGCAGCACGGTGAGCCAGAGCGGCAGAATCTCGCGCCAGGTGAGCCCCAGCAGGGTGGAAAGAACGTAGAGGCGGTCGGCCGCGGGGTCGAGCAGCCGGCCGAGGCTGCTGATCTGGTTCCACCGCCGGGCGAGCTTGCCGTCCAGGTAGTCGCTGACCCCACTCAACGCCAGTACCAGCAGGGCCCATCCGTCACTCCTGGGGCCGCCGAACTCCGGCCTCAGGATCAGCCACAGGAAGACGGGCACGCCAACGAGCCTGGCCATACTGAGGATGTTCGGGATGGTGAGGACTCGGTCCGTCTGGACGCGGGTCTCCTGGACCTCCACCCGGGGGCCTCCTGTGGGAAACGTGCCGACGATGCCTCCTGACCTTACCTCAACGCAAAAAAGCTCTGGCCCTCGGGCTGTTCTGCCCAAGAGCCAGAGCTCCAAAAGGA encodes:
- a CDS encoding small basic family protein, which codes for MIAVLGLVVGVVAGLLVRPEVPAVVEPYLPIAVVAALDAVFGGLRAMLDGIFDDKVFVVSFLSNVVVAALIVFLGDKLGVGAQLSTGVVVVLGIRIFSNAAAIRRHVFRA
- a CDS encoding DUF881 domain-containing protein; amino-acid sequence: MCGMPQQPPIRSTATRPSRPDASMSLITNVMDHSLDDGYAEAAARKRAAGEGGVPKTVRARLGLAAGLVLAALVVTVGAAQARVAAPVVAKERQELIDRIDRETTAADKLEGNVDKLRDDVSTRQRQALRQSGGDAQAELVGLLAGATAVHGPGVRLVVNDAKEASTGGDGNPRETSGFSDTGRVRDRDMQRVVNGLWQSGAEAVSVNGERLTALSAIRAAGDAILVDNKPLVPPYTVLAVGDGEKLSTRFQNSPDGLYLHALQDNYGIRTSISAESDLRLPAAPSVIVRTAQPSTEKGTS
- a CDS encoding mannose-1-phosphate guanyltransferase, with the translated sequence MKAVVMAGGEGTRLRPMTSSMPKPLLPVANRPIMEHVLRLLKRHGLNETVVTVQFLASLVKNYFGDGEELGMELTYANEEKPLGTAGSVKNAEEALKDDAFLVISGDALTDFDLTELINFHKEKGALVTVCLTRVPNPLEFGITIVDEEGKVERFLEKPTWGQVFSDTVNTGIYVMEPEVFDYVEPDVPVDWSGDVFPQLMKEGKPIYGYVAEGYWEDVGTHESYVKAQADVLEGKVDVDIDGFEISPGVWVAEGAEVHPDAELRGPLYIGDYAKVEAGAEIREHTVVGSNVVVKSGAFLHRAVVHDNVYVGQHSNLRGCVVGKNTDIMRAARIEDGAVIGDECLIGEESIVQGNVRVYPFKTIEAGAFVNTSVIWESRGQAHLFGARGVSGILNVEITPELAVRLAGAYATTLKKGSTVTTARDHSRGARALKRAVISALQASAIDVRDLENVPLPVARQQTARGSAGGIMIRTTPGVPDSVDIMFFDGQGADLSQGSQRKLDRVFARQEYRRAFPGEIGDLHFPASVFDSYTGSLLRNVDTTGIAESGLKVVVDASNGSAGLVLPSLLGKLGVDSLTINPGLDESRPTETADMRRSGLVRLGEIVASSGAAFGVRFDPVGERLSLVDEKGRIIEDDRSLLVMLDLVAAERRSGRVALPVTTTRIAEQVAAYHGTQVEWTTTSPDDLTRVGGEEGTIFGGDGKGGFIVPEFSSVYDGTAAFVRLIGLVARTQLTLSQIDARIPRAHVLRRDLATPWAVKGLVMRRVVEAAGDRFVDTTDGVRVVETDGRWVMVLPDPAEAVTHLWAEGPDDASAQALLDEWSAIVDSAGR
- a CDS encoding CDP-alcohol phosphatidyltransferase family protein is translated as MEVQETRVQTDRVLTIPNILSMARLVGVPVFLWLILRPEFGGPRSDGWALLVLALSGVSDYLDGKLARRWNQISSLGRLLDPAADRLYVLSTLLGLTWREILPLWLTVLLLARELMLLVAVGVLRRHGYPPPQVNFLGKAATFNLMYAFPLLLLSDGSGWIASLAAIFGWAFAGWGTTLYWWAGVLYVVQVRRLVRADAMAD